One window of Isachenkonia alkalipeptolytica genomic DNA carries:
- a CDS encoding 4Fe-4S binding protein, which yields MENFFIRANRVFTPLRKYAFIYTLLVAFAGLWFPRLGLTVLLVILSLVTLSFFKGRYWCGNFCAHGSLFDSALFRWSRNIKIFEFFRSPIFAWLFLAYFSYNIGSGLVRVSALWGTPMFYDRLGFIFVRSYLMVTIIGGTLALITSPRTWCNFCPMGMMQKGSYWLGKTLGVAKKTDQKITVANQDLCHSCGKCARVCPMQLTPYVDFSENNQIDDNNCIRCSTCVENCPAGVLTLSTEAEAQEIYEKTSVEGYEERKHIVTTISAIKELNTDVKEFTFSFKIPEIVNYEPGQFALVRIQQNLKMYRAFSISSYNKNSQSLSVTVKRVPNGYGSDILFDTFKVGDVAHLEGPMGHELIVDKTQKKVLLVAGGIGITPFVSIAEDLIKDPGKVEEFTLIYGVNKEEEFIYRDLFEKFEQMSAKFTFVPVVAFDDQWRGEKGFVTDVLNQMNLNDSKLYMCGPKPMTDATLRSLEKSDYQRENIYYESA from the coding sequence ATGGAAAACTTTTTTATCAGAGCCAATAGGGTTTTTACACCCCTACGTAAGTATGCATTTATCTATACCCTTTTAGTAGCTTTTGCAGGTCTTTGGTTTCCCCGACTGGGATTGACGGTATTGCTGGTAATTCTAAGTCTGGTTACCTTATCCTTTTTCAAAGGCCGTTATTGGTGTGGTAACTTCTGTGCCCACGGAAGTTTGTTTGATTCCGCATTGTTCCGATGGAGTCGAAATATTAAAATTTTCGAATTTTTCAGATCTCCAATCTTTGCCTGGTTGTTCCTTGCTTATTTTTCATATAATATCGGTAGCGGACTTGTTCGGGTTTCCGCCTTATGGGGCACCCCCATGTTTTATGACCGATTAGGATTTATCTTTGTAAGAAGTTATTTGATGGTAACCATTATTGGCGGAACCTTGGCACTGATCACCAGCCCCAGAACCTGGTGTAATTTCTGTCCCATGGGTATGATGCAAAAAGGTTCCTATTGGTTGGGTAAAACCCTGGGCGTGGCAAAAAAGACCGATCAAAAGATCACCGTGGCCAACCAGGATTTATGTCATAGTTGCGGTAAATGTGCCAGAGTCTGTCCGATGCAACTGACGCCCTATGTGGATTTTTCCGAAAACAATCAGATTGATGATAACAACTGCATTCGTTGCAGCACTTGTGTAGAAAACTGTCCTGCCGGCGTATTGACCTTAAGTACCGAGGCGGAAGCACAGGAAATCTATGAAAAAACTTCTGTGGAGGGTTATGAAGAAAGAAAACATATTGTTACAACCATCTCTGCAATCAAAGAGCTAAACACCGATGTAAAGGAATTTACTTTTTCCTTTAAAATTCCTGAAATTGTCAATTATGAACCCGGTCAATTTGCCTTAGTAAGAATTCAGCAGAATCTGAAAATGTATCGAGCCTTTTCCATCTCCTCCTATAACAAAAATAGCCAGTCTCTTTCCGTTACGGTAAAACGCGTACCCAACGGTTACGGTTCCGACATCTTATTCGATACCTTTAAAGTAGGGGATGTGGCACACCTTGAAGGACCCATGGGCCATGAACTGATCGTGGACAAAACGCAAAAGAAAGTGCTTTTAGTAGCCGGAGGAATCGGAATTACTCCCTTCGTCTCCATTGCGGAGGATTTGATTAAAGATCCCGGAAAGGTTGAGGAGTTTACGCTGATATACGGTGTGAACAAAGAAGAAGAGTTTATTTATCGAGATCTTTTTGAGAAATTTGAACAAATGAGTGCTAAATTCACCTTCGTACCCGTCGTCGCCTTTGATGATCAGTGGCGGGGAGAAAAAGGTTTTGTCACCGACGTATTAAACCAAATGAATTTAAATGACAGCAAGTTATATATGTGCGGACCAAAACCCATGACCGATGCCACCTTGCGCTCCTTGGAAAAATCCGATTATCAACGGGAAAATATCTATTATGAAAGTGCCTAA
- a CDS encoding carbohydrate kinase family protein, protein MDFQEALEFDKSTYDVVTLGELVVDFISGEYLEETRDRGMKDLQVFSRYFGGSPGCLAVNLKALGFHPGIISALGRDFLGDYLLDFLVQKGVSLEGISRTQEANTSVVFVSKSRNNPSFLALRGSDKHLRVTKAQEEVVDGGKILHFTSWSLSHEPSRSSTLALIKRAKDRGMRISMDPNFREVLWDNKEEGRRIIKEMFSKVDFVKPSLEDARNLFPEDAHKSLSPREYLHKFLSLGAKMVILTLGAEGLIAGNGKEERKLPGGKNPVVDTTGAGDAFWAGLYAALLKGYSLERALKHGSQVADYKLGYVGGIPPLPRFQKFMEKEEKEDANRLYESPGEF, encoded by the coding sequence ATGGACTTTCAAGAGGCCCTGGAGTTTGATAAGAGCACCTATGATGTGGTCACCCTCGGGGAGCTGGTGGTGGATTTTATCTCCGGGGAATATCTGGAGGAGACTAGGGACCGGGGGATGAAGGATCTTCAGGTTTTTTCCAGGTATTTTGGTGGTTCGCCGGGATGCCTTGCGGTGAATCTTAAGGCCCTGGGCTTTCATCCCGGGATTATTTCCGCCCTGGGCCGGGATTTTCTCGGGGACTATTTGCTGGATTTCCTTGTTCAAAAAGGGGTTTCCCTAGAGGGGATCAGTCGAACCCAAGAGGCGAACACCTCCGTCGTATTTGTTTCCAAAAGCAGAAACAATCCCAGCTTTCTCGCCCTTCGGGGCAGTGATAAACACCTTCGGGTAACCAAAGCTCAAGAGGAGGTGGTCGACGGGGGAAAAATTCTTCACTTCACTTCCTGGAGTCTCTCCCATGAACCAAGCCGGTCAAGTACCCTGGCCTTGATTAAAAGGGCTAAGGATAGAGGGATGAGAATTTCTATGGATCCAAATTTCAGAGAGGTTCTTTGGGATAACAAGGAGGAGGGGCGAAGGATCATAAAGGAGATGTTTTCCAAGGTGGATTTTGTAAAACCCTCGTTGGAAGATGCTCGAAATCTTTTTCCCGAAGACGCCCATAAGTCCCTTTCGCCAAGGGAATACCTCCATAAATTTCTAAGTCTTGGAGCCAAGATGGTGATTTTAACCCTGGGGGCTGAAGGGCTTATTGCAGGCAACGGAAAGGAAGAGCGAAAACTGCCGGGGGGTAAAAACCCGGTGGTGGACACCACGGGAGCGGGAGATGCCTTTTGGGCGGGGCTGTACGCCGCTTTATTAAAGGGCTACTCCCTGGAGAGGGCCTTAAAACACGGCAGTCAGGTTGCGGACTATAAGCTCGGCTATGTGGGAGGAATCCCTCCCCTTCCGAGATTTCAAAAGTTCATGGAAAAGGAGGAAAAAGAGGATGCGAATAGGCTTTATGAATCCCCAGGGGAATTTTGA
- a CDS encoding glycosyltransferase produces the protein MRIGFMNPQGNFDNKDSYWTAHPDFGGQLVYVKELALALDQLGVDVEIFTRRIEDPEWGEFREKEEIYENSGVKIIRIPFGPKGFLNKEKLWPYLREYAEGVSAYYEGQGRRPDFMTAHYGDGGLSAVYFKELTGVSFSFTAHSLGAQKMDKLKVSKSNEGDMNRIYRFSERIAAERRTMEEASLIFVSTNQERMNQYAHARYKGAVSPEDEKIKVVPPGVNLKIFNTHRENSEEARTQAELHNSLKRDLREDRFGLPIIFISGRLEKKKNHLGLVKAYGENPPLQQRGNLLIALRGVKDPYRGYQTLKDEEKAVMDSLMDGINRMDMKGKVAFVTLESQEQLAAAYRWIGNTGGLLALPSLYEPFGLAVVEAMACGLVVAATKNGGPSEILREKGEAFGFLMNPEDPGDMGKVLEKALGDQKLWQCLRKKGIQRVHQKYTWESTAKGYLKGIKEHLGEKPL, from the coding sequence ATGCGAATAGGCTTTATGAATCCCCAGGGGAATTTTGACAACAAAGACTCTTATTGGACCGCCCATCCGGATTTCGGGGGCCAATTGGTTTACGTCAAGGAGCTGGCCCTGGCCCTGGATCAATTGGGAGTGGATGTGGAGATTTTTACTCGACGGATTGAGGATCCGGAATGGGGGGAATTCCGGGAAAAAGAGGAGATCTATGAAAACTCGGGAGTGAAAATTATAAGGATCCCCTTCGGACCGAAGGGATTTTTAAACAAAGAAAAGCTGTGGCCCTACTTAAGGGAGTACGCCGAAGGGGTAAGCGCCTATTATGAAGGGCAGGGAAGGCGACCGGACTTCATGACTGCCCATTACGGAGATGGGGGCCTTTCCGCCGTCTATTTCAAGGAGCTTACGGGGGTATCTTTTTCCTTTACGGCCCACTCTCTGGGGGCCCAAAAGATGGATAAACTGAAGGTCTCCAAAAGCAACGAAGGGGATATGAACCGGATTTACCGATTCTCCGAGCGTATTGCGGCAGAACGGAGGACCATGGAGGAAGCCTCCCTGATCTTTGTCAGCACGAACCAGGAAAGGATGAACCAGTACGCCCATGCACGCTATAAAGGAGCGGTTTCTCCGGAGGACGAAAAAATCAAAGTGGTGCCCCCGGGGGTGAATCTGAAGATTTTTAATACCCACAGGGAAAATTCCGAGGAGGCCCGCACCCAAGCGGAGCTACATAATAGCCTGAAAAGGGATCTTCGGGAAGACCGGTTCGGGCTGCCCATCATCTTCATCTCCGGCCGATTGGAAAAAAAGAAAAACCACCTGGGCCTTGTGAAAGCCTATGGGGAAAACCCGCCCCTGCAGCAGAGGGGGAATTTACTGATTGCCTTAAGGGGTGTGAAAGACCCCTACCGAGGTTATCAAACTTTAAAGGATGAGGAAAAGGCGGTTATGGACAGCCTGATGGATGGCATCAACCGGATGGACATGAAAGGGAAAGTGGCCTTTGTAACCCTGGAGAGCCAAGAACAGTTGGCAGCGGCCTACCGATGGATCGGCAATACCGGCGGCCTGTTGGCCCTGCCCTCCCTTTACGAACCCTTTGGGCTGGCTGTTGTGGAAGCCATGGCCTGCGGCCTGGTAGTCGCGGCGACAAAAAACGGAGGACCCTCGGAGATCCTGAGGGAAAAGGGGGAGGCCTTCGGATTCCTGATGAACCCGGAGGATCCTGGAGATATGGGAAAGGTCCTGGAAAAAGCCCTTGGAGATCAAAAGCTTTGGCAGTGTCTTCGGAAAAAGGGCATTCAAAGGGTCCATCAGAAATACACCTGGGAAAGTACGGCAAAGGGGTATCTTAAGGGGATTAAGGAGCATCTCGGGGAAAAGCCCTTGTAA
- the thiC gene encoding phosphomethylpyrimidine synthase ThiC, whose amino-acid sequence MKFTTQMDAARKGIITKEMEIVAKKEHMAVEDLKNLIAQGKIIIPANKNHTSLDPVGIGEGLKTKINVNLGISKDCCDIELELEKVRVAIDMKAEAIMDLSSYGKTEEFRKRIIESSPAMLGTVPIYDAVGFYDKELKDITAVEFLDVVEKHAKEGVDFVTIHAGINKETAGVFKRNKRLTNIVSRGGSLLYAWMELNNRENPFFEYYDQLLDICEKYDVTLSLGDACRPGSINDASDASQIQELMVLGELTLRAWKRNVQVMIEGPGHMPINEIPANVLLEKKLCHGAPFYVLGPIVTDIAPGYDHITSAIGGALAASHGVDFLCYVTPAEHLRLPTLEDMKEGIVATKIAAHAGDLGKNIKGAKDWDDEMSLARQQLDWEKMFDLAIDPEKAKRYRKESMPKDDDSCTMCGKMCSMRNMNKVMKGKNINLLREEG is encoded by the coding sequence ATGAAATTCACTACACAAATGGATGCTGCAAGAAAAGGAATCATAACAAAAGAAATGGAAATCGTTGCAAAAAAAGAACATATGGCGGTTGAGGATTTAAAAAACCTTATCGCCCAGGGAAAAATAATTATTCCTGCCAATAAAAATCACACCTCATTAGATCCCGTGGGGATAGGGGAAGGCTTAAAAACTAAAATCAATGTAAATCTGGGAATTTCTAAGGATTGTTGCGACATAGAACTGGAATTGGAAAAAGTCCGGGTAGCTATTGATATGAAGGCTGAGGCCATCATGGATTTGAGCTCCTATGGAAAAACCGAAGAGTTTAGAAAACGGATTATCGAATCATCCCCCGCAATGCTGGGCACCGTACCAATATACGATGCCGTGGGATTTTACGATAAAGAACTGAAAGATATTACCGCAGTGGAATTTTTGGATGTGGTGGAAAAGCATGCAAAAGAAGGTGTGGATTTTGTAACCATTCATGCGGGCATTAATAAAGAAACCGCCGGGGTTTTTAAAAGGAACAAAAGACTTACGAATATCGTATCCCGAGGAGGTTCTTTACTATATGCATGGATGGAACTGAATAATCGAGAAAACCCATTTTTTGAGTATTATGACCAACTCTTGGATATCTGCGAAAAGTATGATGTGACCCTAAGTCTTGGAGATGCCTGTAGACCCGGTAGTATTAATGATGCCAGCGATGCCAGCCAAATCCAGGAACTGATGGTACTGGGGGAATTAACCCTACGGGCTTGGAAAAGAAACGTCCAGGTAATGATTGAAGGCCCCGGCCATATGCCCATCAATGAAATTCCCGCAAATGTGTTGCTCGAGAAAAAGCTATGTCACGGTGCTCCTTTTTATGTGCTCGGTCCCATTGTTACCGATATCGCCCCGGGATATGATCATATTACCAGTGCCATAGGCGGTGCTTTAGCCGCAAGTCATGGCGTAGACTTCCTTTGTTATGTGACCCCTGCAGAACACTTACGACTCCCAACGCTGGAGGATATGAAAGAAGGAATTGTTGCCACCAAAATCGCAGCCCATGCCGGAGATTTAGGAAAAAACATTAAAGGTGCAAAGGACTGGGACGACGAAATGAGCTTAGCTAGACAACAATTAGACTGGGAAAAAATGTTTGATTTAGCAATCGATCCGGAAAAAGCTAAAAGATACCGAAAAGAGTCTATGCCAAAGGATGACGACAGCTGTACCATGTGCGGAAAAATGTGTTCCATGAGAAATATGAACAAAGTAATGAAAGGTAAAAATATTAATCTGCTACGAGAGGAAGGCTAA
- a CDS encoding DNA polymerase Y family protein has product MKMKAIFHIDVNSAYLSWEAKDRLEKGETLDLRRVPSAVAGDPKKRNGIILAKSIPAKKSGIKTGEALFEAFAKYRDLIVVPPNYALYMQCSHQMNEIFKEYSPLVQRYSVDESFIDYSNMEHLFGEPLKVAHEIKSRIKNELGFTVSVGVSTNKLLAKMASDLKKPDAVITLYPEEIPKKMWPLPVGDLFMVGRRTLPKLENLNIQTIGDLANTEVGLLKQVLKSHGVLIWNYANGVENSPVAGGPREVKGIGNSTTIPYDVYREEEAFMVLLSLVETVGMRLRAGGYVAGLVSVGIKTNTFLYYSHQRKLELATDSTQELYEIAKELFQEAWGGEVLRHLGVRVSNLKEGGMRQLTIFEESGEYERHQKIDRTIDKLRLRYDPNCVFRGCFANTKVKPLQGGVGEEDYPMMSSLL; this is encoded by the coding sequence ATAAAGATGAAAGCAATTTTCCATATCGATGTAAACAGTGCCTATTTATCCTGGGAAGCCAAGGACCGCCTGGAAAAAGGGGAAACCCTGGATCTTAGAAGGGTACCCTCGGCGGTGGCGGGTGATCCGAAAAAGCGAAACGGGATTATTCTAGCCAAGAGCATTCCTGCGAAAAAATCCGGAATCAAAACCGGGGAGGCCTTGTTTGAAGCCTTTGCCAAATACCGGGATCTGATTGTGGTGCCGCCCAATTACGCCCTGTATATGCAGTGCAGTCATCAAATGAATGAAATCTTTAAAGAGTATTCCCCCTTAGTACAGCGCTACAGCGTGGACGAGAGCTTTATCGATTACAGCAATATGGAGCATCTATTCGGGGAGCCCTTGAAAGTGGCCCATGAAATTAAAAGCCGGATTAAAAATGAACTAGGGTTTACCGTGTCCGTCGGGGTATCCACCAATAAATTATTGGCAAAAATGGCCAGCGATCTGAAAAAGCCCGACGCGGTCATCACCCTGTATCCCGAAGAAATTCCTAAGAAAATGTGGCCCCTGCCCGTGGGTGACCTGTTTATGGTGGGGCGGCGAACCCTGCCGAAGCTGGAAAACTTAAATATTCAAACCATCGGGGACTTGGCCAACACCGAGGTGGGACTGTTAAAACAGGTGTTAAAATCCCACGGGGTGCTCATCTGGAATTACGCCAACGGAGTGGAAAACTCTCCGGTGGCGGGAGGGCCCCGAGAGGTAAAAGGCATCGGGAATTCCACCACCATCCCCTACGACGTATACCGGGAGGAAGAGGCCTTTATGGTCCTTCTAAGCCTTGTGGAAACCGTGGGCATGCGCCTTCGGGCCGGTGGATATGTGGCGGGCCTTGTGAGTGTGGGGATTAAGACCAATACCTTTCTTTATTACTCCCATCAACGGAAACTGGAGCTTGCCACGGACAGCACCCAGGAGCTCTACGAAATTGCAAAGGAACTTTTCCAAGAGGCCTGGGGCGGCGAGGTACTCCGTCACCTGGGGGTTCGGGTATCGAATTTAAAAGAGGGAGGCATGCGCCAACTCACAATTTTCGAGGAATCCGGGGAATATGAGCGGCATCAAAAAATTGACCGTACCATTGATAAACTGCGGCTCCGTTATGATCCAAATTGTGTTTTCCGGGGATGCTTTGCCAACACAAAAGTAAAACCCCTCCAGGGCGGCGTCGGCGAGGAGGACTACCCCATGATGAGCAGCCTCTTGTAA
- a CDS encoding carbohydrate ABC transporter permease, which yields MGKKRKRTVSLAKREERLAYKLLIPSLIILLLIAIYPLGQVFYSSMTNRQFASGQETEFIGFENYRRLLSLRLQRLEPLRDENTGEVLRDGETNEVVRERPIDVLPREPIRYRELRQFSALGNRYVIGATDPDFIQSVVNTINFTVVSVFLELTLGLGIALAVHNHFKGRGLMRTSMLIPWAVITVVSARIWEWMFVSNRVGLFNTVLAAAGIGDGRMDFLSSGMSQMSAMIAVDVWKTTPFMALLLLAGLQTIPDELYEAAEIDGANKFRQFVSVTLPLLKPAMAVALIFRTLDALRVFDVFQVLLGQSRYSMASYNYYQLIGNRNMGLASAVGVIIFIIIFGFAIAYIKALGVDRDD from the coding sequence GTGGGAAAAAAAAGAAAAAGAACTGTGAGTTTAGCCAAAAGAGAAGAACGACTGGCCTACAAACTGCTCATTCCGTCGTTAATCATCCTTCTTTTGATTGCCATTTATCCCCTGGGGCAGGTGTTTTATTCCAGCATGACCAATCGTCAGTTTGCCAGCGGACAAGAGACGGAGTTTATCGGATTCGAGAATTATCGCAGGCTCTTAAGTCTCCGATTGCAAAGGCTGGAACCCCTCCGGGATGAAAACACGGGGGAAGTGTTAAGAGACGGCGAGACCAATGAGGTGGTGCGGGAAAGGCCCATCGACGTCCTGCCCAGAGAGCCTATTCGGTACCGGGAATTAAGACAATTCAGTGCGCTGGGCAATCGATATGTCATCGGGGCTACGGACCCGGACTTCATTCAATCCGTGGTAAACACCATTAATTTTACTGTGGTCTCCGTATTTCTTGAGCTGACCTTAGGGCTCGGCATCGCTTTAGCGGTCCATAATCATTTTAAGGGAAGAGGATTGATGCGAACCTCCATGTTGATTCCCTGGGCGGTGATCACCGTAGTATCCGCTAGAATCTGGGAGTGGATGTTTGTGTCCAACCGGGTGGGGCTTTTTAACACGGTGCTTGCAGCCGCCGGGATCGGCGACGGGCGAATGGATTTTCTGTCCTCGGGGATGAGCCAGATGTCCGCCATGATTGCGGTGGATGTTTGGAAAACCACCCCCTTTATGGCCCTTTTATTGCTGGCGGGGCTTCAAACCATTCCCGACGAGCTATACGAGGCGGCGGAGATCGACGGAGCCAATAAATTCCGACAATTTGTCAGTGTCACCTTGCCCCTGTTAAAGCCCGCCATGGCCGTAGCCTTGATTTTCAGAACCCTGGACGCCTTAAGAGTGTTTGATGTCTTCCAGGTGCTGCTGGGACAAAGCCGTTACTCCATGGCAAGCTATAATTATTATCAGTTAATCGGAAATCGAAATATGGGCCTGGCTTCAGCGGTGGGGGTAATCATCTTTATTATTATTTTCGGCTTTGCCATTGCCTATATTAAAGCCCTGGGGGTGGATCGCGATGACTAA
- a CDS encoding 4Fe-4S binding protein: MKKAVIKESTCDKSPFCPAKRVCTVNAIDRSSFLKPFKVIAERCIGCGKCINVCPQRAIIMKKA, translated from the coding sequence ATGAAAAAAGCCGTAATTAAAGAATCCACCTGTGATAAATCTCCATTCTGTCCGGCTAAAAGAGTTTGCACTGTAAATGCCATTGATCGCAGCAGTTTCTTAAAGCCCTTTAAGGTTATCGCTGAACGATGTATCGGCTGCGGAAAATGTATCAACGTATGTCCCCAACGGGCAATTATCATGAAAAAAGCATAA